The Verrucomicrobiia bacterium genome has a window encoding:
- a CDS encoding transposase — YANEFAFRWNTRHQTDGTRLKGFGQLIENKRLTYRQVSCVC, encoded by the coding sequence ATACGCCAATGAATTCGCTTTCCGCTGGAACACCCGCCATCAAACCGATGGCACCCGCCTGAAAGGGTTTGGCCAGTTGATCGAAAACAAACGGCTCACCTACCGCCAGGTTTCCTGCGTTTGCTAA